From Bacteroidota bacterium, the proteins below share one genomic window:
- the rsgA gene encoding ribosome small subunit-dependent GTPase A → MEGIVIKSTGSWYLVKDTNTDLVFQCRIRGKFRLPDYKSTNPLAVGDRVDFTLEQDNKGNEYGIIGKLHIRNNYIVRKSNKLSSQFQIIASNIDLVMPVFTFTTPTTSQGFLDRILITAEAYHIPALIIFNKVDILTDEELAQLKIFESLYNSIGYQTIKIDALQGENIFKLKHLIQGKASLICGHSGAGKSTIINRLNPELNIKTNHLSEKYLKGKHTTTFAEMHILDSDTSIIDTPGIRDFGIIDINKQELGQYYPEFRTIASQCKFKDCLHINEPECAIIQAVDKGEIDSGRYNGYIGIIHGENIFE, encoded by the coding sequence ATGGAAGGCATTGTAATTAAATCAACCGGATCGTGGTATTTAGTCAAAGATACAAATACTGATTTGGTGTTTCAATGCAGAATCAGAGGTAAATTTAGATTGCCTGATTACAAGTCCACCAATCCATTGGCTGTTGGTGACAGAGTTGATTTTACATTAGAACAAGATAATAAAGGCAATGAGTATGGGATAATTGGGAAATTACATATTCGGAACAATTATATTGTCAGAAAATCAAATAAACTATCCAGTCAATTTCAAATTATTGCCTCCAATATTGATTTGGTAATGCCGGTTTTTACATTCACCACCCCTACTACTTCACAAGGTTTTCTTGACCGAATTTTGATTACTGCCGAAGCCTATCATATTCCTGCTCTCATCATATTTAACAAGGTTGACATTCTTACTGATGAAGAATTAGCTCAACTGAAAATTTTTGAATCTTTATACAATTCCATAGGTTACCAAACCATTAAAATTGATGCTTTGCAAGGGGAGAATATTTTCAAATTAAAACACTTAATACAAGGAAAGGCAAGTTTAATATGTGGACATTCCGGAGCAGGCAAATCCACCATTATCAACCGATTAAACCCCGAACTTAATATTAAGACCAACCATCTTTCAGAAAAATACTTAAAAGGAAAGCACACAACAACATTTGCAGAAATGCATATTCTTGATAGCGATACTTCAATTATTGATACACCCGGAATAAGAGATTTTGGCATTATAGATATTAATAAACAAGAGTTGGGACAATACTATCCGGAGTTCAGGACAATAGCAAGTCAATGTAAATTTAAGGATTGTTTACATATCAATGAACCGGAATGTGCAATCATTCAAGCCGTTGATAAAGGAGAAATAGATAGTGGACGCTACAATGGTTATATTGGTATAATCCACGGAGAGAACATATTTGAATAA
- the lepB gene encoding signal peptidase I: MDAVGLDKLLGWLITLLVINKVGLFLLFRKAGFHNAWQALIPFWNWFVLAKIVGRAWWYGLLIQIPIVGVIVWYTLSIDCIKSFGRFRFWESVLALIAQPFYFLFIGLKKDVVYLGASHSVEFNKKYAVIKRTGMREWADAILFAVVVAYVIRTFFIEAFKIPTPSMEKTLRVGDFLFVSKVHYGVRFPMTPLAIPFAHQDIAGIKAYSEILQLPYMRLPALERIKRGNIVVFNYPNEPDRPVDKKTHYIKRCVGLPGDSLQVKNGFVYTNGKLTDDTSKLQFQYLVTFKKYELTDDVLFDELDLYDYIRHADIASYLQSGSGFSSDPLVYEMPLDHQKLEKVKKFVDLKSVHRISYDSASAHGRDVYPHNPLLFHWSVDNYGPIYIPKKDDEIVMNDSSYWLYGKIIRDYEDNPSLTLKQGKVYIDGNLVSKYKFKMNYYWMMGDNRHNSADSRSWGFVPENHIVGKPLFIFFSMKYSRKFDPDKTNRTGAIEFTDEFQRIRFNRMFRQASQ; encoded by the coding sequence AGTTGGGTTGGATAAATTACTTGGATGGTTAATTACCTTGTTGGTTATTAATAAAGTTGGACTTTTTCTTCTTTTTCGTAAAGCCGGATTTCATAATGCGTGGCAAGCATTGATTCCGTTTTGGAATTGGTTTGTTTTAGCAAAGATTGTTGGCAGAGCTTGGTGGTATGGATTGCTGATTCAAATTCCCATTGTGGGTGTTATTGTTTGGTACACCTTAAGTATTGATTGTATTAAGAGTTTTGGAAGATTTCGTTTTTGGGAAAGTGTTTTAGCACTTATAGCGCAGCCATTCTATTTTCTTTTTATAGGTCTAAAGAAAGATGTGGTATACCTCGGAGCTTCTCACAGTGTAGAGTTTAATAAAAAGTATGCAGTTATCAAAAGAACAGGGATGCGTGAGTGGGCTGATGCTATTTTGTTTGCCGTGGTTGTAGCGTATGTTATTCGAACTTTTTTTATAGAGGCGTTCAAAATTCCTACACCTTCTATGGAAAAAACTTTGCGTGTCGGTGATTTCTTGTTTGTAAGTAAAGTGCACTATGGGGTACGTTTTCCCATGACACCATTGGCTATTCCCTTTGCACATCAGGATATAGCCGGAATTAAAGCGTATAGTGAAATTTTACAGCTGCCGTACATGCGATTACCTGCTTTGGAGAGAATTAAACGTGGAAATATTGTAGTATTTAACTATCCCAACGAACCTGATAGACCGGTAGATAAAAAGACACATTATATTAAAAGATGTGTTGGCTTGCCGGGAGATTCTCTTCAAGTTAAAAATGGTTTTGTTTATACCAATGGAAAACTCACAGACGACACAAGTAAACTTCAATTTCAGTACTTGGTTACATTTAAAAAATATGAATTGACGGATGATGTTTTATTTGATGAATTGGATCTATATGATTATATTCGACATGCGGATATAGCTTCATATCTCCAAAGTGGCAGTGGATTTTCTTCAGACCCTTTAGTTTATGAAATGCCGTTAGACCATCAAAAATTAGAAAAGGTCAAGAAATTTGTTGATCTGAAGTCTGTTCATAGAATTTCTTATGATAGTGCTTCTGCTCATGGCAGGGATGTGTATCCGCATAATCCATTGCTATTTCATTGGAGTGTAGACAATTACGGACCCATTTATATACCTAAAAAAGACGATGAGATTGTGATGAATGACAGTAGTTATTGGTTGTATGGCAAAATAATCAGAGATTATGAAGACAACCCGTCATTAACACTAAAGCAGGGTAAGGTATATATTGATGGAAATCTTGTATCAAAATATAAATTTAAAATGAACTATTATTGGATGATGGGGGACAACCGGCACAATTCTGCAGATTCTCGTTCTTGGGGCTTTGTACCTGAAAATCACATTGTAGGGAAGCCATTGTTTATTTTCTTTAGCATGAAATATAGTCGCAAGTTTGACCCTGATAAAACAAATAGGACAGGAGCCATTGAATTTACAGATGAGTTTCAACGCATCCGATTTAATAGGATGTTTCGTCAAGCGTCTCAATAA
- a CDS encoding TlpA family protein disulfide reductase, which produces MKINQTAIRLFIILPILCITFGLNAQSKKNKKKNEKTSTSFVVTGKIHGVIQKEQIMLGELYQNKVTPFDTTILNMTDSSFEFQGEVIEDIVVYLILSQSTVVPFIVSGGSNHNFDIYLTSQGIEFEVSGKKSERSQKIRNFLEEYSKTEYSMQSIENMFKSGKVEIDKASAMEAEYYRLMNQSKLSQEMMLADSTNPLGAYFVLNAFIETPTKTDFDKVFKVFELGAPQSKYIIDLQNRYNIEKSTMIGEIAPNISLPNPNGDTIELYSLRGKLVLIDFWASWCGPCRMENPNNKRMYEKYASKGFEIYAVSLDRTKNDWTKTIASDGLSWIHVSDLAYWNSAPAKMYKIHSIPATYLLDKDGRILAKNLRGQELEQFLDNYFK; this is translated from the coding sequence ATGAAAATAAATCAAACAGCAATCCGACTATTCATCATACTTCCAATTTTATGCATAACGTTTGGACTCAATGCCCAAAGTAAAAAAAATAAAAAGAAGAATGAGAAAACAAGCACTTCCTTTGTTGTGACAGGAAAAATTCATGGTGTAATCCAAAAAGAACAAATTATGCTCGGAGAGTTGTATCAAAATAAAGTAACTCCTTTTGATACCACAATACTCAATATGACAGATTCTTCATTTGAGTTTCAAGGCGAAGTAATCGAAGATATAGTTGTTTATCTTATACTGAGTCAGTCAACAGTAGTACCATTCATTGTTTCCGGTGGTTCAAATCACAATTTTGATATTTATCTTACATCACAAGGCATTGAATTTGAAGTGTCGGGGAAAAAGTCCGAAAGATCACAGAAAATTCGTAATTTTTTGGAAGAATACTCCAAAACAGAATATTCAATGCAGTCTATTGAGAACATGTTTAAATCCGGCAAAGTGGAGATAGATAAGGCTTCTGCTATGGAAGCGGAGTATTATCGATTAATGAATCAATCCAAATTATCTCAGGAGATGATGCTTGCTGATTCAACTAATCCCTTGGGTGCATATTTTGTATTGAATGCATTTATTGAAACTCCTACTAAGACAGATTTTGACAAAGTTTTTAAGGTATTTGAACTTGGTGCACCACAGTCTAAATATATTATTGATTTGCAAAACAGGTATAATATTGAGAAAAGCACAATGATAGGGGAGATAGCACCGAATATTTCCCTGCCTAATCCGAATGGGGATACAATCGAACTCTATTCACTCAGAGGAAAATTAGTGTTAATAGACTTCTGGGCTTCGTGGTGCGGACCTTGTCGGATGGAAAATCCTAATAATAAAAGGATGTATGAAAAATATGCATCTAAAGGTTTTGAAATATATGCTGTCAGTTTAGATCGAACAAAGAATGATTGGACTAAAACCATTGCCTCAGACGGGTTGTCTTGGATTCATGTGAGTGATTTGGCATATTGGAACAGCGCACCGGCAAAGATGTATAAAATACATTCAATTCCCGCTACATATTTACTTGATAAAGATGGAAGGATATTAGCCAAAAACTTGCGTGGACAAGAATTAGAACAGTTTTTAGATAACTATTTCAAATAG
- the rplS gene encoding 50S ribosomal protein L19 — protein MSNVIKNLEIHELRTDLPDFKAGDKVAVHYIIKEGNKERPQIFQGDVIQRNGEGATETFTVRKISNGVGVERIFPVQSPKIAKIELMKKGKVRRAKIFYLRNLTGKNARIKEKI, from the coding sequence ATGAGCAACGTTATTAAGAACTTGGAAATTCACGAATTAAGAACTGATCTTCCTGATTTTAAAGCAGGTGATAAAGTAGCGGTACACTATATAATTAAAGAAGGAAACAAAGAAAGACCTCAAATTTTTCAAGGTGACGTAATTCAAAGAAATGGAGAAGGTGCAACTGAAACTTTTACTGTTAGAAAAATATCTAATGGTGTTGGTGTGGAAAGAATATTTCCGGTTCAGAGCCCTAAAATTGCAAAGATTGAGCTTATGAAAAAGGGAAAAGTTAGAAGAGCTAAGATTTTCTATCTAAGAAACCTAACCGGTAAGAACGCTCGTATTAAAGAAAAAATTTAA